The Lycium ferocissimum isolate CSIRO_LF1 unplaced genomic scaffold, AGI_CSIRO_Lferr_CH_V1 ctg60, whole genome shotgun sequence DNA window CCCCGGTTAAAATATTTCCCAACCACATTTTTCCTATTTCCACTCcctttcttttataaaatagtAGTGCTAGTAATTTTCACTGCGATAGAGATggattaaaatttgaaatttgaaaagttCAACATTTAAGATAATGCCAATGAACTTGTTCCACTTCATATGTTTAGTATTTaatatttgttaaaattttaataattattatacATATCTATAATTCGTTTCAAAATTATTGAGATCAATTCAATATATTGAACTCATGTTCCATCCGCCTCTACCTACGTATTAACACCAAATATTACTCTAGATGTTGAAGTTTACAAGGCTTTATAGGATACGTAACTGTTGAAAATGATTTACAGCGTGctcaggggcggatccaccctttaGGATGGGGTGGCCTGGCACTCCTAGGTTGATAATTCTTTTATATACCATAAAGGTGAATTTCTTTGGCCTGCATTAAATATTTGATCTCGCCGCATTTAGTCGCAAATTAGACGAAGATTAATAATTAGTAGACACAACTTTGAATGTCTCGAACATTTTCGACTCGTTTCTTCGTGCTTTTGATCCTTTTTTCGCACCCCTTTTTGGctctcccaattttctatttacctttttgttatttatattgtctttcatctattctattattttatttgtgatcTAGCGtgaacacacaaatagaaacttcaaaatcccttaaattaagcatttttcttaatctcaaatatgtgagtatttaaatcgaaaaacttgggACTCAAtaggaattttggattgagatcaaaattcaatttatttttattttttataatttcttttgtttattactcctccgtccatgtttacttaTCTATATTTGACTTGAGGTAACAACttttaataagcaataaataaaatgagaaatgaatttgaatacttaataataagggtaaaataggtataaaatggtatATTATGTCTTGTTTTTTCAAACTATACAACTTAAAAGTAAAAgttgacatatatttttagtatagtagACAACTAAAAATGGACGGggggagtgtattataaaaaattgtgacattcataattgttaaattcaatttaaatcactttactacttaaattgtgatgaaAATTTCGTAAGCAttgcttagaaaaaacatgaaatttatgatttatttttgagaactcgTAGTTTATTTAgttctacatttacttatggggtgtaattatctattgaagagtttttctattatttttcttattttgattggtgtaattccctCATTGAAgatattattttacttgtgcaagttcatttttaaaatacataaaagatgcaagtcccttggcaaaaatgttaattttaccttcattgttaatgggtgtgattccttgtttaagatgttaattatgttcgtttctggatttttgagatgtaattttcatatttgcaaattgaAAAAGGCGTAATAAACTCAAAAAAGATGGACCCGACTCAACACAttcctaacaagatgtacattgaagaaaattatggTACCCGACatcttcaaatcctagatccgcctctaaGCGTGCTTgaccaaacttttaaaatataaaaattacttatattttttcaaaatactctCTATTTTAGAAAGTGTTTATCAAGTACTTATTTGGTGAAGGAATAATTACTCATTACCCTGAATCATTCCGGCATTGACTTAATTCAAACGACATTTGTTTTTGTTAAGTTAAAAAAGGTGCTAAGCTTTTAACGTGTGGAGTGGAAATATCAAAACTTCAGTAAATTTGTCAAAAcgtaagaaatattttttggttCTGCTGTCCCTATATGCCTCAAAGTCTACTCCTTGGAGTGTCTGACAATATTACAATCCTCGATAAGATGCTCCAAACCAGCAAACTCtgtttatatatacacataaaaacacaGCCCAACGGGACGGAACCCAACACTAACAACAATTCTTCATACGCAAAAAAACACACCTCATTTTATGCCTTAATTTCTTCCcgctttcttttcctttccgtttccctttcctcttcttcttcttcttcttacaaTCATGGGTTCTAATGGGTCCGACCCGAATTCATCAACACCCAATACCACTTTCGTTCAAGCTGACCCGTCTAACTTCCGGGCCGTTGTTCAAAGACTCACTGGCGCAACCCAAGATTTTTCTTCTGTGAAGCTCCCTGTTACTGGGCCTGGTCCAGCTGGGCCACGTCGACCCGCTTACAAGCTACACGAGCGTAGGCAAAGTGCAAGAAAGCTCGAGATCATGCTTAACAATGGTGGAAGTAGCTTTGGTGGGCCTGCTCTGGGCTTTGGTTGTGGCCCACATTTGTcaccttcttctccttcttcagcTAGGAAACGAAGCTTTTTGGCTTCGCCAATTTCACCATTGGAAATGCTGACACGTGGAAGTCCGAGATCACCTATTatggaggaagaagaaagagcTATTGCTGAAAAAGGATATTATTTGCATCCAAGTCCATTAAGCACTCCTAGAGGCTCTGAACCTCCTGAACTCTTGCCTTTGTTTCCACTTCAGTCCCCAACTGCAGCTAGAAATGATTCATCATCTAgttagtttaattaattaattagtgttgtgttgttgcgtcatttataaatatatttaattatatGAAAGGAATTGATCATGAAGAGGTGGTCTTGTTCTAATGCTGGTCATGTGATTGTGGAATGTGAAATGATCTTGGTACTTGATGTGTCTTAGATGTTTTGAGATTGTGTGTGGTGCCATTTCTCTCTCTGTAGTACAATGTTTAACCTTGCTAGTTGCTACTAAGCTACTAGAATATATTAATAATACTTACTAGTTTATGAGTTCTTAATTCAAATTCTTAAATggtttttttcatgaatttgaattttgatgGACAGAATTAtctactactccctctgttttaatttatttgaactcattttcttattagtccgtgccaaaaaaaataatctctttctatatttgaaaacaatttacttttatgcaatgatttatagccacacaaaatacaTGTGACTCATTTTACACCACACGTTTAAAAGTCTTcattactttcttaaactccttgTCCAGTCAAAtgaattcacataaattgaaacggaaggagtatttGTGTTTGTTGGTGCTCCATGAGAGATAGTAGATACGCATAAAATTAATCGAATACACATAACCTAGCTCGAATatcaaaaatatattaatatcttTATTAGTGAACGTTCCTTTTTTgctcctaatttttttttttaaaagtttagaCCGTGTAGTGTCGCTTAGGAGCCGTTTGAACATAGTTTGAAACCACAGTTTAAAATCATGGTTGGACGTGCaatttggatatcttaagttgtatcttctcttataaacataaaaacctcacaagttatgaaaactatcaaaacattctcagttcttatataatcttactaaatgagcaagttatagttcataacaaaatcaatacgctactagaagacctttttaaaaaatacaacatcaattgatcaaactttagtttagtaaaaacgaaaatttaacatgactaGTAACGAgattggtagacataaataaaggttggtggatgTTAATAAGGTTGGTAGAtagttggtgggagtaatttttaaaaatatctaccaacttatgggtctctttttacaaaatataaacgtatgagtcaaattttatatttaaattttttgaaatcatgactttttggatgatttggggtttcaaaccatgagatgaaatacATGTCcaatgatttcatctcatggtttcaaactgCATGTCCAAATGCCTATCTAGAATATGGATTTTTGTATGAATTTAACTGAACCTATTATTTATAGCTTGACCTCTATATATAttcaagaaatatttaaaatatttataaaaacatATAATTTGAATTTACTTACTCTAAATCCTGATTTGCACGAAGTAATTGAAGCACTGGATTTGGGTTGGTATGCATTCAAGCTAACGTATTCTTTTCTGCATTATTGATTGCACATTTGAAGAAAGGCCAGGGTAG harbors:
- the LOC132045104 gene encoding VQ motif-containing protein 11-like — encoded protein: MGSNGSDPNSSTPNTTFVQADPSNFRAVVQRLTGATQDFSSVKLPVTGPGPAGPRRPAYKLHERRQSARKLEIMLNNGGSSFGGPALGFGCGPHLSPSSPSSARKRSFLASPISPLEMLTRGSPRSPIMEEEERAIAEKGYYLHPSPLSTPRGSEPPELLPLFPLQSPTAARNDSSSS